A stretch of Desulfobacter hydrogenophilus DNA encodes these proteins:
- the ilvY gene encoding HTH-type transcriptional activator IlvY: MDIRTLELFHHLAGSLHFSRTSQACNISPSALTRVIQRLETDVGKQLLIRDNRCVELTYAGQVLKKYAEDVLSRFERLQGELSKDAILSGQLSLYCSVTAAYSILPRFIPRYRAVHPGVQIHLETGDPAQAIHRLINRDADAVIAALPEQPGAQISFLNMAVSPLVFIGAKHYPDVLIKDGKGGPDWKKFPLILADKGLSRERIDKWFVENAVVPRIYSQVTGHEAIIALVNLGFGIGLVPRLVLEKSPLYRDIVALDNMPELPPYKIALCTRNTNLSNPRVRALWDIVAGAS, translated from the coding sequence ATGGATATACGCACCCTTGAATTATTTCACCACCTGGCCGGATCCTTACATTTCTCCCGGACAAGCCAGGCGTGCAATATTTCACCTTCAGCCCTTACCCGGGTGATTCAGCGCCTGGAAACAGATGTGGGAAAACAGCTTCTTATCCGAGACAACCGCTGTGTGGAGCTGACTTATGCCGGACAGGTCTTAAAAAAATATGCCGAGGATGTGCTCAGCCGCTTTGAACGGCTCCAGGGGGAATTATCAAAGGATGCGATCCTGTCCGGCCAGCTTTCCCTTTACTGCTCGGTGACCGCCGCTTACAGCATCCTGCCCAGATTTATCCCCCGCTACCGGGCCGTGCACCCCGGGGTGCAGATTCACCTTGAAACAGGAGACCCTGCCCAGGCGATACATCGACTGATAAACCGGGATGCAGATGCGGTCATTGCAGCCCTGCCGGAACAACCCGGCGCCCAGATCAGTTTTTTGAATATGGCTGTCAGTCCCCTGGTTTTTATAGGGGCCAAACATTATCCAGATGTCCTGATAAAAGATGGCAAGGGGGGGCCGGACTGGAAAAAATTCCCTTTAATTCTCGCGGACAAAGGTTTAAGCCGGGAACGTATTGATAAGTGGTTTGTTGAAAATGCCGTGGTTCCGCGCATTTATTCCCAGGTTACAGGCCATGAAGCCATTATCGCTCTGGTGAACCTCGGATTCGGTATCGGCCTTGTGCCCCGGCTGGTTCTTGAAAAAAGCCCACTTTACCGGGATATTGTTGCACTGGACAATATGCCGGAACTGCCTCCTTATAAAATAGCCCTTTGCACACGAAACACGAACCTTTCCAATCCCCGGGTCCGGGCCTTGTGGGATATCGTTGCAGGGGCGTCTTGA
- a CDS encoding protein kinase domain-containing protein, with translation MTSKNSKDIGKYQINALLGSGTMGRIYRVTIPVLEKTAALKLFTPSPALIKKVGLTWLREQFIHEAAVIANIRHPNVVSIWSLEETANELFYLMEYYCRNLGQLIGESYWADRPSRKVSVDKACHYMTQIIEGLCRLHEADIIHRDIKPFNIMIEDTGTVKIVDFGLSKRRGEKRLLSAEKLTIGTPFYSAPEQIDSPETVDQRADLYSAGVILYRMVTGHLPDKNPALPSELNAQLDRNCDRFILKAIAPHPDERFQTAEAMSEELKAFSVLYKNARQRECFTPADVSQEEKTAPQIKTTLPIRSESSRILAKNARMVFNLDDLHQPTVFVENAFQKISDTTVIDQATNLIWQQSGSRYPMMWDQAQRYIQMLSESGFGGYQNWRMPTINEMLSLVNPMHDDNFCMEPVFSANQKWLWSSDTRSKKSVWTVDAQMGFVTCSDLFDYNFVKGVCSVN, from the coding sequence ATGACCAGTAAAAATAGCAAAGATATCGGTAAATATCAGATCAACGCACTTCTCGGCAGTGGCACCATGGGCCGGATTTATCGCGTCACCATCCCGGTGCTTGAAAAAACAGCAGCTTTAAAATTGTTCACCCCTAGCCCGGCGTTGATTAAAAAGGTCGGTTTAACATGGCTCAGAGAGCAGTTTATTCATGAGGCAGCGGTGATTGCAAATATCCGGCATCCCAATGTGGTGAGCATCTGGAGTCTTGAAGAGACAGCAAATGAATTGTTTTACCTGATGGAATATTACTGCCGGAATCTAGGACAACTCATTGGAGAATCCTATTGGGCAGACAGGCCCTCCAGAAAGGTGTCCGTTGACAAAGCCTGCCATTACATGACCCAGATTATTGAAGGGCTTTGCCGCCTGCACGAAGCGGACATCATTCACCGGGATATAAAACCCTTTAATATCATGATTGAAGATACAGGAACGGTGAAGATTGTTGATTTTGGTCTTTCCAAACGAAGGGGTGAAAAGCGATTGCTTAGTGCAGAGAAACTTACCATTGGCACACCGTTTTATAGTGCTCCGGAACAGATTGATTCTCCTGAAACCGTGGATCAAAGAGCAGATCTGTATTCTGCCGGGGTGATCCTTTATCGGATGGTAACAGGTCATCTGCCCGATAAAAATCCAGCCCTGCCCAGTGAATTAAATGCGCAATTGGATCGCAACTGTGACCGGTTCATTCTCAAGGCGATTGCCCCTCATCCAGATGAGCGGTTCCAGACAGCGGAGGCAATGTCAGAGGAACTAAAGGCGTTTTCCGTACTATATAAGAATGCCAGGCAGAGGGAATGTTTTACTCCCGCTGATGTTTCTCAGGAAGAAAAAACGGCTCCTCAGATCAAAACCACTCTCCCCATTAGATCCGAATCGTCCAGAATACTTGCAAAAAACGCGAGGATGGTTTTTAACCTGGATGATCTGCACCAGCCGACGGTCTTTGTTGAAAATGCGTTTCAAAAAATAAGTGATACCACGGTTATAGACCAGGCCACCAATCTGATCTGGCAGCAATCCGGTTCCCGCTATCCCATGATGTGGGATCAGGCCCAACGTTATATCCAGATGCTGTCCGAATCCGGATTCGGCGGATATCAAAACTGGCGAATGCCCACCATCAACGAGATGCTGTCACTGGTAAACCCAATGCATGATGACAATTTCTGCATGGAGCCTGTATTTTCAGCCAATCAAAAGTGGCTCTGGAGCAGTGATACCCGTTCAAAAAAATCTGTCTGGACCGTGGATGCTCAAATGGGATTTGTGACCTGCAGCGATCTTTTTGATTATAATTTTGTCAAAGGGGTCTGTTCTGTAAATTAA
- a CDS encoding U32 family peptidase, with translation MNIITPIRALEELEMLISNGADELYCGLKTREWDEIFSENLWMNRRNPDQANITSLKDLETLIAVAHENAVKVSITLNASFYPENGMDYILTLCSQLADMGVDALIVSDLNLLVELSRLNLALGIHLSSLGACFNSFSVPFYKSLGVKRVILPRQLTLPEIKAIVTKHRDDMEFEVFAVNDGCYFEEGFCQTSHTLGAFCLTNWSITPLGTNSPGTANETVYPDLKERLAHFKTYLWYQNNCGSSFQQDGLPNGPCSLCQFGDFRDWGVTAVKLVGREASFHRKMGSLQLVKAVRDKALQTQNHDRIIDYARQLRQTPEYCDSGYMCYFMPDRKS, from the coding sequence ATGAATATCATTACCCCCATCCGCGCCCTTGAAGAGCTGGAAATGCTAATTTCCAACGGTGCGGATGAACTGTACTGTGGCTTAAAAACAAGGGAATGGGACGAGATTTTCAGTGAAAACCTGTGGATGAACCGAAGAAACCCGGACCAGGCCAACATCACGTCATTAAAGGATCTTGAGACCCTGATTGCTGTGGCCCATGAGAATGCCGTCAAAGTGAGCATCACCCTGAATGCCTCGTTTTATCCTGAAAACGGCATGGATTATATTCTAACTTTGTGCAGCCAGCTTGCGGACATGGGCGTGGACGCATTGATTGTTTCGGATTTGAACCTGCTGGTTGAACTGTCCCGGCTGAACCTGGCCCTAGGAATTCATTTAAGCAGCCTGGGTGCCTGTTTCAATTCCTTTTCCGTACCGTTTTACAAATCCCTGGGGGTTAAGCGAGTCATTCTGCCCCGCCAGTTGACCCTGCCTGAAATAAAGGCAATCGTTACCAAGCACAGGGATGACATGGAGTTTGAAGTGTTCGCGGTGAACGACGGATGCTATTTTGAAGAAGGATTCTGCCAGACCAGCCACACCCTGGGCGCATTTTGTCTCACCAACTGGTCAATCACACCCCTGGGAACCAACAGCCCCGGAACCGCAAATGAAACCGTTTACCCGGATTTAAAGGAACGCCTGGCACACTTTAAAACCTATCTTTGGTATCAGAACAATTGCGGCTCCAGTTTCCAGCAGGACGGCCTGCCCAACGGCCCCTGCAGTCTGTGCCAATTCGGCGATTTCAGGGACTGGGGCGTCACCGCCGTTAAACTAGTGGGAAGAGAAGCATCGTTTCACCGAAAAATGGGCAGTCTGCAACTGGTCAAAGCCGTCCGGGACAAGGCACTGCAAACCCAAAACCACGACAGGATAATAGATTATGCCAGACAGCTTCGCCAAACCCCTGAATATTGTGATTCAGGATACATGTGCTACTTCATGCCCGACCGAAAATCGTAA
- a CDS encoding dienelactone hydrolase family protein, with protein MKKTLLIVIILFLPAVMWGGEGKTVEYTVNGNLYEGYVINQNRKAPLVLLIHDWDGLTDYEIKRSRMLAELGYSVFAMDLFGAGVRPTEINDKRRLTGELYKDREKMRSLMKGALEKARSLGGDTGNAMVAGYCFGGAAVLEWARSGESLKGFISFHGGLKTPEGQDYSNTKGRILVMHGTADKVVSMDEFAALAKQLESDGIKHEMITYSGAPHAFTVFGSQRYQEEADKASWKRFTDFLKMQLKQ; from the coding sequence GTGAAGAAAACACTATTGATTGTAATCATTCTTTTTTTACCGGCTGTTATGTGGGGCGGTGAGGGGAAAACGGTTGAATATACGGTAAACGGGAATCTTTATGAAGGATATGTTATAAACCAGAATAGAAAGGCTCCCTTGGTTCTGCTGATCCATGACTGGGACGGCCTGACCGACTACGAAATCAAACGCTCCCGAATGCTGGCGGAGCTGGGATATTCGGTCTTTGCCATGGATCTGTTCGGAGCCGGGGTCAGGCCAACGGAAATCAATGACAAACGTCGGCTTACTGGGGAATTGTATAAAGACAGAGAAAAAATGAGATCCCTGATGAAAGGCGCCCTTGAAAAGGCCAGGAGCCTGGGGGGCGACACCGGGAATGCCATGGTTGCCGGATACTGTTTCGGGGGCGCGGCTGTTCTGGAATGGGCAAGATCCGGGGAATCCCTCAAGGGGTTCATCTCCTTTCACGGGGGGCTCAAGACCCCGGAGGGGCAGGATTATTCAAATACAAAAGGCCGAATCCTGGTCATGCACGGAACTGCAGATAAGGTCGTTTCCATGGATGAGTTTGCCGCCCTTGCAAAACAGCTTGAATCGGACGGGATAAAACATGAAATGATTACGTATAGCGGTGCTCCCCATGCGTTTACGGTGTTCGGTTCCCAGCGGTACCAGGAAGAAGCCGATAAAGCCTCCTGGAAACGGTTTACCGATTTTTTGAAAATGCAGTTGAAACAATAG
- a CDS encoding S8 family serine peptidase yields MTPEIAIIDSGINPGHPHVGPITGGHGYETDPETGQVGQTDDFMDNIGHGTAIAGIIKEKVPDAGLYAVKIFSRDLGTAVPVLIQAIAWCIRRKFDIIHLSLGVENKNSAGPLKQLCDTAREKGILIIASARGPEHRIYPACFSNVAGVYRHPDCAWDDLVFHCGSPVAFGAHGFPCPIPGLPQEKNIQGQG; encoded by the coding sequence ATGACGCCTGAAATCGCCATCATCGACAGCGGCATTAACCCAGGTCACCCCCATGTGGGGCCCATCACCGGGGGGCATGGGTACGAAACCGATCCGGAAACCGGTCAGGTTGGGCAAACCGACGATTTCATGGACAACATCGGTCACGGTACGGCCATTGCGGGTATTATTAAGGAAAAAGTGCCGGATGCAGGTCTCTATGCCGTGAAAATTTTCAGCCGGGATCTGGGCACAGCGGTACCGGTGTTGATCCAGGCAATAGCGTGGTGTATCCGCCGAAAGTTTGACATCATCCACCTGAGTCTGGGTGTAGAAAATAAAAATTCTGCCGGACCCTTGAAACAATTGTGCGACACCGCCCGGGAAAAGGGCATCCTCATCATCGCCTCGGCCCGGGGCCCGGAACACCGGATATACCCGGCTTGTTTCAGCAACGTTGCCGGGGTGTACCGGCACCCGGACTGTGCCTGGGACGACCTGGTGTTTCATTGCGGATCTCCAGTGGCATTCGGCGCCCACGGATTCCCCTGCCCCATTCCGGGCCTGCCCCAGGAAAAAAACATCCAGGGCCAGGGATGA
- a CDS encoding ABC transporter ATP-binding protein — protein MSALYSTKFPGFRSGHASGNTEKKPVDPSIWEQMGYLGSYLKPHKKILIFSLILSALSTALGMLQPWFAKILIDRVFLGHQPGILFPVLGVLILLLVVGFGVRVANRYLYTKYSARILFAMREDLFSHLQRIPLVYFSKNKIGDIYSRIASDMADIQALVTDIFPKYLFDFLTFIITAVILFWLNWEMTLMSLAILPFAVWVVQAIKPKLFALSEDLAKTNAGIAHFLFESLSNTAAIRAFGAENCENEKLSTKQSGILDLLLRFQVLGAVSGSVPMAFAIVNTLIVFGFGGMKVLEGNLTIGTLVAFSVYQGRVFGPLQGLLDGILSIQKSKVALKRVREILDISPSTNQTGDQVLSLELSAKDLAIEDLSFSYDGQTPVFKNLSFTIPHGKTTALAGESGIGKTTLCHLFMRLYAPDAGTITWGGKDIHSLDRNWFRTQMAMVSQETFLFHTSILENIRFFKPDADIETVKKAAKAAQIHEFIESLPKGYDTLVGDRGTRLCGGQKQRLSIARAILMDPKILILDEATAFLDKTAEEGIKQTLKDLMKNKTIILVSHRKTAISHAHHLVVLGNEGLIFQGRPQEFTHDA, from the coding sequence GTGTCCGCCTTGTACTCGACAAAATTTCCAGGTTTTCGCTCAGGCCATGCTTCAGGAAACACTGAAAAAAAACCGGTTGATCCGTCTATCTGGGAGCAGATGGGTTATCTGGGGTCTTACCTGAAACCCCACAAAAAGATATTAATCTTTTCTTTAATTTTAAGCGCCTTGAGTACGGCGCTTGGCATGCTTCAGCCCTGGTTTGCCAAAATTCTCATCGACCGGGTGTTTCTGGGGCATCAACCCGGGATTCTTTTCCCGGTCCTGGGGGTATTGATTCTGCTACTTGTGGTGGGATTCGGGGTCAGGGTCGCCAACCGGTACCTGTATACCAAATACTCGGCCCGGATTCTTTTTGCCATGAGAGAAGACCTGTTCAGCCATCTGCAAAGAATCCCCCTGGTCTATTTTTCAAAAAACAAAATCGGGGATATTTATTCCAGGATTGCCTCGGATATGGCCGATATCCAGGCACTGGTCACGGATATTTTTCCTAAATACTTATTTGATTTTTTAACCTTCATCATCACGGCCGTCATCCTGTTCTGGCTGAACTGGGAAATGACCCTGATGAGCCTTGCCATCCTGCCCTTTGCCGTCTGGGTGGTCCAGGCCATCAAACCCAAACTTTTCGCCCTTTCCGAGGATCTTGCCAAAACCAATGCCGGTATTGCCCATTTTTTATTTGAATCCCTGTCCAATACAGCGGCCATCCGGGCCTTTGGCGCAGAAAATTGCGAAAACGAAAAACTGTCGACCAAACAGTCCGGGATTCTGGACCTGCTGCTCCGGTTCCAGGTGCTGGGGGCGGTTTCCGGTTCCGTACCCATGGCCTTTGCCATTGTGAACACCCTAATTGTATTTGGATTTGGCGGAATGAAGGTCCTGGAAGGAAATTTGACCATTGGTACCCTGGTGGCTTTTTCCGTGTACCAAGGCCGGGTCTTCGGTCCCCTCCAAGGGCTGCTCGACGGGATATTGTCCATTCAAAAATCAAAGGTGGCCCTGAAACGGGTCCGTGAAATCCTGGATATTTCACCCAGTACGAATCAGACCGGAGATCAGGTGCTGAGTTTGGAGTTGTCCGCCAAGGACCTGGCCATAGAGGATTTAAGTTTTTCCTATGACGGCCAGACCCCGGTGTTCAAGAACCTATCCTTTACCATTCCCCATGGAAAAACAACAGCGCTTGCCGGGGAAAGCGGCATCGGAAAAACCACCTTGTGCCACCTTTTCATGAGGCTCTACGCCCCGGATGCCGGCACCATCACCTGGGGCGGAAAGGACATCCACAGCCTGGACCGGAACTGGTTCAGAACCCAGATGGCCATGGTCTCCCAGGAAACCTTTTTGTTTCATACCTCCATTCTGGAAAATATCCGGTTTTTTAAACCGGATGCAGATATCGAAACAGTAAAAAAAGCGGCCAAGGCCGCCCAGATCCATGAGTTCATCGAATCGCTGCCCAAAGGGTATGACACCCTTGTGGGGGACCGGGGCACCCGCCTTTGCGGGGGGCAGAAACAGCGACTGAGCATTGCCAGGGCCATTCTGATGGATCCGAAAATCCTGATCCTGGACGAAGCCACTGCCTTTCTGGATAAAACCGCAGAAGAAGGCATCAAGCAGACCCTGAAAGACCTGATGAAAAACAAAACCATTATCCTGGTCAGCCACCGGAAAACAGCCATCAGCCATGCCCATCACCTGGTGGTCCTGGGCAATGAAGGCCTTATTTTCCAGGGCAGGCCCCAGGAATTTACCCATGACGCCTGA
- a CDS encoding DUF1007 family protein: MPRSNWLFQLLLVFLIILVPLPGRPHPHVFISQRTGFVFDDQGLAGFRVNWTFDEMFSVMISEDFDSDHNQTLDAKEVAVIKEKAFGYIAPYNYYIHVRIDGKPFEVKFIKAFNAWLDNGVVCYEFFIPCHVSAVDTPKQVVLSPYDPEYYSDIYFPDKAPLNMENADAFSTKIQMARDHATLIYYDTVNPMAIFLSFKRK; this comes from the coding sequence ATGCCCCGATCCAATTGGCTTTTTCAGCTACTGCTTGTTTTTTTAATTATCCTGGTTCCCCTTCCCGGGAGACCCCATCCCCATGTCTTTATTTCCCAGCGCACCGGTTTTGTTTTTGATGATCAGGGGCTGGCCGGTTTCAGGGTGAACTGGACCTTTGACGAGATGTTTTCCGTCATGATCAGCGAGGATTTTGACTCAGATCATAATCAGACTCTGGATGCCAAAGAAGTGGCGGTGATTAAGGAAAAAGCCTTTGGTTATATTGCCCCGTACAATTATTACATCCATGTCAGAATAGACGGCAAGCCCTTTGAGGTGAAGTTCATCAAAGCGTTTAATGCATGGCTTGATAATGGAGTAGTCTGTTATGAATTTTTTATACCCTGCCATGTCTCTGCTGTGGATACACCCAAGCAGGTCGTGTTATCTCCCTATGATCCGGAATACTATTCCGATATCTATTTTCCGGATAAGGCGCCTTTGAACATGGAAAACGCAGATGCCTTTTCCACTAAGATACAGATGGCCAGGGACCACGCCACCCTGATTTATTATGATACGGTAAATCCCATGGCAATTTTTCTTTCGTTTAAACGAAAATAA
- a CDS encoding metallophosphoesterase family protein produces MRIAVISDIHGNLEAFKTVLKDMELQAVNKIISLGDNIGYGADSEAVIQQIIARRIPSILGNHELACVNKKVYKWYIGDVKKSLDDTLSKLSPSSIDYLKELPVNLSQYQAFFVHGFWPDSVRHYLHQIPNSELLHAFGQIKESICFLGHTHKLSLISSEDGDIQVQSLNPGLTQLKKNKKHMVNAGSVGQPRDGDPRAKYVIWDTERYCLDIRYIDYDNQTAARKILAAGLPFKYAQAVDPDIKK; encoded by the coding sequence ATGCGAATCGCTGTCATTTCGGACATTCATGGTAATCTTGAGGCATTTAAAACGGTGCTGAAAGATATGGAACTTCAGGCGGTCAATAAAATTATTTCCCTGGGGGATAATATCGGATACGGCGCGGATTCCGAGGCGGTTATCCAGCAAATAATCGCACGCAGGATACCATCGATTCTTGGCAATCATGAACTGGCCTGTGTAAATAAAAAAGTGTATAAGTGGTATATCGGGGATGTAAAAAAATCGCTGGATGACACCCTGTCCAAATTGTCACCATCATCTATTGACTATTTAAAGGAATTACCCGTCAATCTTTCTCAGTATCAGGCTTTTTTTGTCCATGGGTTCTGGCCGGATTCTGTGCGACATTATCTTCACCAAATACCCAACTCTGAATTGCTCCACGCGTTTGGGCAGATAAAAGAATCCATCTGTTTTTTAGGGCATACCCACAAATTAAGCCTTATTTCCTCTGAAGATGGCGACATTCAGGTTCAATCATTGAATCCGGGGTTGACTCAGCTTAAAAAAAATAAAAAACATATGGTGAATGCCGGCAGTGTTGGCCAGCCCCGTGACGGCGACCCAAGAGCCAAATATGTGATCTGGGATACGGAAAGATATTGTCTGGACATCCGGTATATAGACTATGACAATCAAACAGCCGCCCGAAAAATACTGGCCGCAGGCCTGCCGTTTAAATATGCCCAGGCAGTAGATCCGGACATAAAAAAATAA
- the ilvC gene encoding ketol-acid reductoisomerase has protein sequence MGTNYFNTLPLRLQLEELSQCRFMDPSEFNGVEALKGKKIVIVGCGSQGLHQGLNLRDSGLDVSYTLREAAISGKRQSWKNATENGFAVGTYEQMLPTADLVINLTPDKQHSNVIESVMPLMKKDACLSYSHGFNIVEEGMQIREDLTVIMVAPKSPGTEVREEYKRGFGVPTLIAVHRENDPRGEGFELAKAYAAGTGGHKAGVLQSSFVAEVKSDLMGEQTILCGVLQTGALLCYDKMIESGMDEGYASKLVQYGWETVTEALKHGGITNMMDRLSNPAKIRAFELSEQLKEIWAPLYNKHMDDIMTGTFSKTMMEDWANDDANLLTWRNQTQDTAFEKSTSQDADIPEQEYFDNGILMVAMIKAGVELAFDTMVSAGIIAESAYYESLHEVPLISNLIARKKLYEMNVVISDTAEYGCYLFAHTAVPMLKDFMAGLGADVIGKGLALEDSSVDNIRLIQVNDAIRNHPVEIVGKKLRGYMGAMKALR, from the coding sequence ATGGGAACCAACTATTTCAATACCCTGCCATTACGGCTGCAACTTGAAGAACTGTCCCAGTGCCGGTTCATGGACCCTTCGGAATTTAACGGGGTTGAGGCACTCAAGGGGAAAAAAATTGTAATTGTGGGATGCGGGTCCCAGGGCCTGCACCAGGGCCTGAATTTAAGGGACAGTGGCCTGGATGTATCCTATACGTTAAGGGAAGCCGCCATTTCCGGAAAACGCCAGTCCTGGAAAAATGCCACGGAGAACGGCTTTGCCGTAGGCACCTATGAACAGATGCTGCCGACAGCAGATCTGGTCATCAACCTGACCCCGGACAAACAGCACTCCAATGTCATTGAATCCGTCATGCCTTTGATGAAAAAGGATGCCTGCCTTTCCTACTCCCATGGGTTCAATATTGTTGAAGAGGGGATGCAGATCAGAGAAGATCTCACCGTTATCATGGTGGCTCCCAAATCCCCGGGAACCGAAGTCAGAGAAGAGTACAAAAGAGGCTTTGGCGTGCCCACCCTGATTGCCGTACACCGGGAAAACGATCCCAGAGGAGAGGGGTTTGAACTTGCCAAAGCCTATGCAGCCGGCACAGGCGGTCACAAAGCAGGTGTATTGCAGTCCTCGTTTGTGGCCGAAGTGAAATCGGATCTCATGGGCGAGCAGACCATTTTATGCGGGGTGCTGCAGACAGGCGCACTGCTGTGCTATGACAAAATGATTGAAAGCGGCATGGATGAAGGATACGCATCCAAACTGGTTCAGTATGGCTGGGAAACCGTGACCGAAGCCCTGAAACACGGTGGCATCACCAACATGATGGACCGGCTGTCCAATCCGGCTAAGATCAGGGCCTTTGAATTAAGCGAGCAGCTCAAGGAAATCTGGGCACCGTTGTACAACAAGCACATGGACGACATCATGACAGGTACTTTTTCAAAAACCATGATGGAAGACTGGGCCAATGATGACGCCAACCTGCTCACATGGCGGAACCAGACCCAGGATACGGCGTTTGAAAAATCGACTTCCCAGGACGCAGACATCCCGGAACAAGAATATTTTGATAACGGCATTCTCATGGTGGCCATGATCAAGGCCGGCGTGGAGTTAGCCTTTGATACCATGGTGTCCGCCGGCATTATTGCCGAATCCGCTTATTACGAATCCCTGCATGAGGTGCCCTTGATCTCCAACCTCATTGCCAGGAAAAAACTGTATGAAATGAATGTGGTGATTTCAGATACTGCGGAATACGGTTGTTATCTGTTTGCCCATACCGCAGTTCCCATGCTCAAAGATTTCATGGCAGGCCTTGGTGCCGATGTGATCGGTAAAGGCCTGGCTCTTGAAGACAGCAGCGTAGATAACATCCGCCTGATCCAGGTCAACGATGCCATCCGGAATCATCCTGTTGAAATTGTGGGTAAAAAATTGCGTGGATATATGGGGGCCATGAAAGCCTTGCGTTAA
- a CDS encoding NapC/NirT family cytochrome c, protein MQSKSKKKLILILIVIVLPAIALAAHELSVSYIQDKTCVVCHEMKAPIEKWKGSGTAKNHRNCAKCHFDPGVKGWMDMNKSAVRFLVEHFKRDPDAPILPKEEPLFLELDKEPGYWSHVPNSRCSSCKNVENHKPEDQVEIHKKLIKNIASQPCKDCHNHEMRNGQKFFEPVTAQAD, encoded by the coding sequence ATGCAATCCAAATCCAAAAAAAAATTAATCCTGATCCTCATCGTCATTGTTCTGCCTGCCATCGCACTGGCTGCCCATGAATTATCAGTGAGTTATATTCAGGATAAAACCTGTGTCGTCTGTCATGAAATGAAAGCTCCCATTGAAAAATGGAAGGGGTCAGGAACAGCCAAAAACCACAGAAACTGTGCCAAATGTCATTTCGATCCTGGAGTTAAGGGATGGATGGACATGAACAAATCCGCTGTCCGGTTTCTTGTCGAGCATTTCAAGCGGGATCCGGATGCCCCGATCCTTCCCAAGGAAGAGCCTCTTTTTCTTGAATTAGACAAAGAACCGGGCTATTGGAGCCATGTCCCAAATTCTCGATGTTCTTCCTGTAAAAATGTTGAAAACCATAAACCGGAGGACCAGGTCGAGATCCACAAAAAGCTGATTAAAAACATTGCATCCCAGCCCTGCAAGGACTGCCACAACCATGAGATGAGAAACGGACAGAAATTTTTTGAGCCGGTCACAGCCCAGGCCGACTGA